A genome region from Constrictibacter sp. MBR-5 includes the following:
- a CDS encoding TerC family protein yields MTEFLTPEALTALLQVIMIDLVLAGDNAIVIGLAAAGLPKDQRNKAILVGIIAATVLRIVFAGLTTQLLQVIGLLLAGGVLLLWVCWKMWRELRISHQHEAEAAAALESGEAPAEPPRKTFAQAAWQIVVADISMSLDNVLAVAGAAREHPEVLIFGLALSIALMGLAASFIARLLNKHRWIAYVGLLVILYVAIEMIWRGADEVWPVVSAAVQ; encoded by the coding sequence ATGACTGAGTTTTTGACCCCGGAGGCGCTTACCGCGCTGCTCCAGGTCATCATGATCGACCTCGTGCTGGCCGGCGACAATGCGATCGTCATCGGGCTCGCCGCCGCGGGGCTGCCGAAGGACCAGCGCAACAAGGCGATCCTGGTCGGCATCATCGCGGCCACGGTGCTGCGCATCGTCTTCGCCGGGTTGACCACCCAACTGCTCCAGGTGATCGGGTTGTTGCTGGCGGGCGGCGTGCTGCTGCTCTGGGTCTGCTGGAAAATGTGGCGGGAGCTGCGGATCTCGCATCAGCACGAGGCGGAGGCCGCGGCGGCACTGGAGAGTGGCGAAGCGCCCGCAGAACCGCCGCGCAAGACGTTCGCCCAGGCCGCATGGCAGATCGTCGTGGCCGACATATCTATGTCGCTCGACAACGTCCTGGCGGTCGCCGGTGCCGCGCGTGAGCATCCCGAGGTGCTGATCTTCGGCCTGGCGCTCTCCATCGCCCTGATGGGGCTGGCGGCGTCCTTCATCGCCCGCCTGCTCAACAAGCACCGGTGGATCGCCTATGTCGGCCTGCTGGTGATCCTCTACGTCGCAATCGAAATGATCTGGCGCGGCGCCGACGAGGTCTGGCCGGTGGTTTCGGCCGCCGTGCAATAG
- a CDS encoding ETC complex I subunit: protein MKARIYKPSRTAMQQGRRKTNDWVLDYEPELPRRHDPLMGWTSSGDTRQQVRLYFETRDAAIAYAEKHGLDYSVREPQERLVRIQAYADNFRWDRAR, encoded by the coding sequence ATGAAGGCGCGGATCTACAAGCCCTCGCGGACGGCGATGCAGCAGGGCCGTCGCAAGACCAACGACTGGGTGCTCGACTACGAGCCCGAGTTGCCGCGGCGCCATGACCCGCTGATGGGCTGGACCAGTTCCGGCGACACCCGCCAGCAGGTGCGTCTCTATTTCGAGACCCGCGACGCCGCGATCGCGTACGCCGAGAAGCACGGCCTGGACTACAGCGTGCGCGAACCGCAGGAGCGGCTCGTACGGATCCAGGCCTACGCCGACAACTTCCGATGGGACCGCGCGCGCTGA
- a CDS encoding pectate lyase, whose amino-acid sequence MTVAKIAAALEVLYDSSSYMTSLAFRGGYAGTYSLDDDRAWGEAPFQELLQGEAWLQPPGTPEVGASYLRSYQVTADPAFLVAATDVGLALAEAQKELGGWSYLSRRTDRQADYLSADLSPRVTLDDDVTTGVLRFLIDLDNYLDAPWLTVAVEESLHFLETVQSPEGGWSHSYPDYGDYRRNYTYADNVHGGATQAFINAFVRWPEQSNETRATLLERAKLGAEFILTTQLGGATPAWAQFYDHDLTPAHGREFELPAAVSRESAYNIMALIDVYEFDRDPRYLDAARRAADWLRDSAIASDENGNPSLWTRYYELETNRPFYGVDTNGAKLYTPEDAEAFGTYPTYEWTGSYGILKALRYLDELLADPENFYDNVYERGPLDHRLVFEELEAAALAASDVWSTGRWETTGYLDPNDPDTRFFTTADFNDRTLEIQRYLIAARDELVAQGREQDWVTLVEAAREALTTGERRYEILGTGGDDDLLGGNLSDTLTGGAGNDQLSGGGGADIMTGGPGNDRFNVDHPLDLIVEDKDGGLDAIWASITDVILPENVENLMLFGAAAINGTGNAADNRISGNDGTNLLIGSIGNDIITGGAGSDRLLGSSGNDRIDGGEGVDRLEGGLGNDIFTVDMPNDIVIEMAGQGIDTVRAAADFSLPNHVENLVIIGSAPLTGTGNASDNVLSGNLASNLLIAAGGNDRIYGAAGDDRLLGGAGSDALFGEDGNDRLEGGLGNDTLTGGPGNDLFLFRDGTGHDQIADFQPGIGVPDVIYLRGDAQISSFAQILANAAQVGANTLIDLGDGDSLTLVNVLKSSLVADDFVI is encoded by the coding sequence ATGACCGTCGCTAAAATCGCGGCTGCGCTCGAAGTCCTCTACGATAGTAGCTCGTATATGACGAGCTTGGCGTTTCGCGGCGGGTACGCTGGAACCTACTCGTTGGACGATGACAGGGCCTGGGGAGAGGCGCCGTTCCAGGAATTGCTGCAGGGGGAAGCGTGGCTTCAGCCTCCCGGCACGCCGGAGGTCGGAGCCAGCTACCTACGGTCATACCAGGTCACGGCCGATCCTGCCTTTCTCGTCGCTGCTACAGACGTCGGTCTCGCCCTGGCAGAAGCCCAGAAGGAATTGGGAGGCTGGAGCTATCTGAGCCGGCGCACCGATCGTCAAGCCGACTATCTCAGCGCCGATCTTTCTCCAAGGGTCACACTCGACGATGACGTTACGACCGGAGTGCTACGGTTTCTGATCGACCTCGATAATTATCTCGATGCGCCTTGGCTGACCGTTGCCGTTGAGGAGTCGCTTCACTTCCTAGAGACGGTGCAGTCGCCCGAGGGGGGCTGGTCTCACAGTTACCCAGACTATGGTGACTACCGGCGCAACTACACCTACGCGGATAACGTCCACGGAGGCGCAACTCAGGCCTTCATCAATGCCTTTGTCAGATGGCCAGAGCAGTCCAACGAAACGCGCGCTACTCTTCTCGAACGCGCAAAGCTCGGAGCTGAGTTCATCCTCACGACGCAGCTCGGCGGTGCAACTCCCGCGTGGGCGCAGTTCTATGATCACGATCTCACTCCTGCACACGGTCGCGAGTTCGAACTGCCCGCGGCCGTGAGCCGAGAGTCCGCCTACAATATTATGGCGTTGATCGACGTTTATGAGTTCGACCGCGACCCACGGTATTTGGACGCTGCGCGGCGTGCCGCCGACTGGCTCCGTGACAGTGCGATCGCTTCCGATGAGAACGGCAACCCGTCCCTTTGGACGCGCTATTATGAACTGGAAACGAATCGGCCCTTTTACGGCGTGGACACCAACGGCGCGAAGCTCTACACGCCAGAAGACGCTGAAGCGTTTGGCACTTACCCGACCTACGAATGGACCGGGAGCTACGGAATTCTCAAAGCCCTCCGATACCTCGACGAACTATTGGCGGATCCGGAAAATTTCTACGATAATGTCTATGAGCGCGGCCCACTCGATCATCGGCTTGTCTTTGAGGAACTCGAAGCGGCGGCGCTTGCCGCCAGCGACGTCTGGTCGACGGGGCGCTGGGAAACTACCGGTTATCTCGATCCAAACGATCCAGACACGCGCTTCTTCACGACCGCGGACTTCAACGACCGTACGCTGGAGATCCAGCGTTATCTGATCGCCGCACGCGACGAGTTGGTTGCTCAGGGTCGCGAGCAGGACTGGGTCACGCTGGTCGAAGCGGCCCGCGAGGCCCTAACGACGGGCGAGCGCCGCTATGAGATTTTGGGTACCGGCGGCGACGACGACCTTCTCGGAGGGAACTTGTCGGACACTTTGACGGGTGGCGCGGGTAATGACCAGCTTTCCGGCGGGGGCGGCGCGGACATCATGACCGGCGGCCCCGGCAATGACCGCTTCAATGTGGACCATCCCCTGGATCTCATTGTGGAAGACAAGGACGGCGGGCTGGATGCGATCTGGGCGAGCATCACCGACGTAATCCTGCCGGAGAATGTCGAGAACCTTATGCTCTTCGGTGCCGCCGCGATCAACGGCACCGGCAATGCCGCCGACAACCGCATCTCCGGAAACGACGGCACGAACTTGCTGATTGGATCCATCGGCAACGACATCATCACCGGAGGTGCCGGATCGGACCGCTTGCTCGGCTCATCCGGCAATGACCGGATCGACGGCGGGGAAGGGGTGGATCGACTCGAAGGAGGCCTCGGCAACGACATCTTCACCGTGGATATGCCAAACGACATTGTCATTGAAATGGCCGGTCAGGGGATCGACACGGTTCGGGCCGCCGCCGACTTTTCCTTGCCGAATCACGTCGAAAACTTGGTGATCATCGGATCCGCTCCGCTTACTGGCACCGGCAACGCCTCAGACAACGTGCTGAGCGGGAACTTAGCGAGCAATCTTCTGATCGCGGCTGGCGGGAATGACCGCATCTACGGGGCGGCCGGTGACGATCGATTATTGGGCGGCGCTGGGAGCGACGCTCTTTTCGGAGAAGATGGTAACGATCGTCTAGAGGGAGGCCTTGGTAACGACACGTTGACGGGCGGCCCCGGCAACGATCTTTTCCTGTTTCGCGACGGCACGGGACACGACCAGATTGCGGACTTTCAGCCCGGCATTGGCGTACCAGACGTGATCTATCTCCGCGGCGACGCGCAGATTAGCAGCTTTGCGCAGATCCTAGCGAACGCGGCGCAGGTCGGTGCTAACACCTTGATCGACCTAGGGGACGGCGACAGCTTGACCCTCGTCAACGTGTTGAAGAGCAGCCTCGTGGCGGATGATTTTGTGATTTGA